A stretch of Caenibius tardaugens NBRC 16725 DNA encodes these proteins:
- a CDS encoding DNA -binding domain-containing protein, translating into MIETFEDIAPAGQELTAYDKAHVKLYMRLLDAAAEGADWTEAVEVLFGLDPASDPERCRRIHDSHLDRARWMTHTGYRHLLRQAHG; encoded by the coding sequence ATGATCGAGACATTCGAGGATATCGCACCGGCAGGGCAGGAACTCACCGCCTATGACAAGGCGCACGTCAAACTCTACATGCGTCTTCTGGATGCGGCCGCCGAAGGCGCCGACTGGACAGAGGCGGTAGAAGTGCTGTTCGGGCTCGATCCCGCTAGTGACCCCGAACGCTGCCGGCGCATTCATGACAGCCATCTCGACCGCGCGCGCTGGATGACGCACACCGGCTATCGGCACCTTCTGCGACAGGCCCACGGCTGA
- a CDS encoding helix-turn-helix domain-containing protein, with product MITARQSRAARALLGWTQETLADKARISLTALKRLESESGLEVYETTRDEVRRALEAAGIVFLSTAQGQGVLLVDDRGSKPTQSTVAR from the coding sequence ATGATCACCGCCCGACAATCACGGGCCGCACGCGCGTTGCTGGGTTGGACACAGGAGACGCTCGCTGACAAGGCCCGCATATCGCTGACCGCGCTCAAACGCCTCGAATCCGAAAGCGGGCTTGAGGTGTATGAGACGACACGCGATGAGGTGCGCAGGGCTTTGGAAGCTGCCGGGATCGTCTTCTTGTCCACCGCTCAGGGGCAAGGGGTGTTGCTGGTCGATGATCGCGGAAGTAAGCCGACCCAATCCACCGTCGCGCGCTGA
- a CDS encoding single-stranded DNA-binding protein, with amino-acid sequence MQNIVILAGNIGQDPETRTTQGGTRITHFTLATSRPRYSEGKVVRDDRGYRVQDTEWHRITAFNGLGKTIEEHCEKGMKVLVRGRIHYTKWQDQQGNDRYGCEIIAETVDFLSRAKQTETDRDDLDLDDDIPF; translated from the coding sequence ATGCAGAACATCGTCATCCTCGCTGGCAACATCGGCCAGGACCCGGAAACCCGCACCACCCAGGGCGGCACCCGCATCACCCACTTCACCCTCGCAACCTCGCGCCCCCGCTACTCGGAAGGCAAGGTTGTCCGCGACGACAGGGGCTACCGGGTTCAGGACACCGAATGGCACCGGATCACCGCCTTCAACGGCCTCGGCAAGACGATCGAGGAGCATTGCGAAAAGGGCATGAAGGTTCTGGTTCGCGGCCGCATCCACTACACCAAATGGCAGGATCAGCAGGGCAACGACCGCTACGGCTGCGAGATCATCGCCGAAACGGTCGATTTCCTGAGCCGGGCGAAGCAGACCGAAACGGATCGCGACGACCTCGACCTCGACGACGACATCCCGTTCTGA
- the blaOXA gene encoding class D beta-lactamase has protein sequence MYWIVINTRSVDRQSRAKRQSIENGAIGFMYRREFTSAFLTFAASAAFGSVRAFAQTARPVVCTIVKDAWSGKTLLREGPCTDRYSPCSSFKFPIAVMGFDAGILTGPHSPAIQYLPEFENAYDPPTAHKDADPSVWLRDSIVWYSQQMTRKLGKERFASYVKQFRYGNEDVAGTSAEDGLTHAWLMNSLAISADEQVGFVSDFLNERLGVSSNAYRLTRETLPSYPGEGGWTIRGKSGSGWLRNEAGQIDKSRPQGWFVGWGERQGRTVAFARLQVGTEPSSTPGGTLARNFILQNLSTLANG, from the coding sequence TTGTACTGGATAGTCATAAATACGCGCAGCGTGGATCGCCAATCTCGTGCTAAGCGCCAATCAATTGAAAATGGGGCAATTGGATTTATGTATCGGAGAGAATTCACAAGTGCATTCCTGACTTTCGCGGCGAGCGCGGCGTTCGGCAGTGTTCGCGCCTTTGCGCAAACCGCTCGGCCGGTCGTCTGCACGATCGTCAAGGACGCCTGGAGCGGCAAGACGCTTCTGCGCGAAGGACCGTGTACGGATCGCTACAGCCCGTGTTCGAGCTTCAAGTTCCCTATTGCCGTCATGGGTTTTGACGCCGGCATTTTGACGGGTCCGCATAGTCCGGCCATCCAATATCTTCCGGAGTTCGAGAACGCCTACGATCCGCCGACCGCCCATAAGGATGCCGATCCCTCCGTCTGGCTGCGGGATTCGATCGTGTGGTATTCCCAGCAGATGACGCGAAAGCTGGGGAAGGAGCGGTTTGCGTCCTATGTGAAGCAGTTTCGATACGGCAACGAGGATGTCGCCGGAACGTCCGCCGAAGACGGCCTGACGCACGCTTGGCTCATGAACTCGCTGGCGATCTCGGCCGATGAGCAAGTCGGGTTCGTATCGGATTTCCTGAATGAGCGACTGGGCGTTTCCTCAAACGCCTATCGCCTGACGCGGGAAACCCTGCCGTCCTATCCGGGCGAAGGCGGGTGGACGATCCGGGGTAAAAGCGGAAGCGGTTGGCTGAGGAATGAGGCTGGCCAGATCGACAAGTCCCGGCCCCAGGGCTGGTTCGTCGGATGGGGAGAGCGCCAGGGTCGGACTGTTGCCTTCGCTCGGCTCCAGGTGGGCACGGAACCTTCATCCACGCCCGGCGGAACATTGGCCCGCAACTTCATACTTCAAAATCTCAGCACCCTCGCCAATGGCTGA
- a CDS encoding alpha/beta fold hydrolase, with the protein MPLAFIATIVDQRRSSIMSDTVYTRSGVRLRKHSETEGNLNWLFLPGGPGIGSESLVELADCLDVPGSIWLVDLPGDGSNRQAPGAPADPFSCWPHAVVEAAQALPNVVFAGHSTGGMYLLATPELEEHIVGMVLLDTAPDASWHPRFVEMTMAHPLPEVTAATLIYEADRRDENIAAIAVASTEWNFAPAGLARGRDLLSRMPYNSAAVDWSEDNFDHVYAARWWPRTIPTLVIAGGDDRIVWQGGWDAERFRTPNVAYVTVEGGGHFPWIENPSAVRDTFGKFGRSVLAFVQA; encoded by the coding sequence ATGCCGCTGGCCTTCATCGCTACCATCGTGGATCAGCGGAGGAGCAGCATCATGAGCGACACCGTTTATACCCGCTCCGGTGTTCGTCTGCGCAAGCATTCCGAAACAGAAGGAAACCTCAATTGGCTCTTTTTGCCCGGCGGGCCGGGCATAGGTTCCGAAAGCCTGGTTGAACTGGCGGACTGCCTCGATGTCCCGGGGAGCATCTGGCTTGTGGATCTGCCGGGAGACGGTTCGAACCGTCAGGCCCCAGGCGCGCCCGCCGATCCCTTTTCCTGCTGGCCCCACGCTGTCGTCGAAGCCGCACAAGCCCTTCCAAACGTGGTGTTCGCCGGGCACTCGACCGGCGGAATGTACCTGCTGGCGACTCCCGAATTGGAAGAGCATATCGTCGGGATGGTCCTGCTCGATACAGCGCCGGACGCCAGTTGGCACCCGCGTTTCGTCGAAATGACCATGGCCCATCCGCTGCCGGAGGTGACGGCCGCAACTCTGATCTACGAGGCGGATCGTCGTGATGAAAATATCGCGGCGATTGCTGTTGCGTCAACGGAGTGGAATTTCGCGCCGGCCGGGCTTGCCCGGGGGCGGGACCTTCTGAGCCGGATGCCGTACAATTCCGCGGCGGTCGATTGGTCGGAGGATAATTTCGACCATGTTTATGCGGCCAGGTGGTGGCCACGGACGATTCCCACACTTGTCATTGCGGGCGGGGATGATCGGATCGTCTGGCAGGGTGGCTGGGATGCGGAGCGGTTTCGCACGCCAAACGTGGCCTATGTTACCGTCGAGGGTGGCGGGCATTTCCCCTGGATCGAGAACCCCTCGGCTGTTCGGGACACGTTTGGGAAGTTCGGTCGCAGCGTCCTTGCATTTGTTCAAGCGTAA
- a CDS encoding MarR family winged helix-turn-helix transcriptional regulator, which translates to MTSVSKLTDHSGYWMRMVSNAVSQEFARKVSGEDVTVAEWTLMRALYDLEPTSPSVLAERMGMTKGAISKLGERLIAKGLVERAESQEDKRAHSLSLTKEGRAKIPVVASLADENDAEFFGVLTKEDHETLDRILKALAERRELKTTPVD; encoded by the coding sequence ATGACCTCAGTCTCGAAACTGACCGATCATTCCGGCTATTGGATGCGGATGGTGTCGAACGCCGTATCTCAGGAGTTCGCTCGCAAGGTATCTGGCGAAGACGTCACTGTCGCGGAGTGGACGTTGATGCGGGCGCTCTACGATCTGGAACCGACCTCTCCGTCAGTTCTGGCGGAGAGGATGGGCATGACGAAGGGGGCTATCAGCAAACTTGGCGAGAGACTGATCGCCAAAGGATTGGTCGAGCGGGCGGAAAGCCAGGAGGACAAGCGCGCTCATAGTCTGTCTCTGACGAAAGAGGGCCGGGCCAAGATCCCCGTCGTGGCATCGCTTGCCGACGAGAATGACGCCGAATTCTTCGGTGTGTTGACGAAGGAAGACCACGAAACGCTCGACCGCATCCTGAAGGCTCTCGCCGAGCGGCGCGAGCTTAAAACGACCCCGGTGGACTGA
- a CDS encoding carotenoid oxygenase family protein, translating to MSVQERHASLGLAPIDADPVAVIRLPQRVPQGLHGNWISKA from the coding sequence ATGTCGGTCCAAGAGCGTCACGCCAGTCTGGGGCTCGCGCCTATCGACGCCGATCCGGTCGCCGTGATCCGCTTGCCGCAACGCGTGCCGCAGGGCCTGCACGGCAACTGGATTTCCAAAGCCTGA
- a CDS encoding IS110 family transposase: MEQITRIGMDTSKNVFQLHGVDAAEKPVLRKKLTRREMIRFFEKLPPTDVAIEACGSAHHWARLLGSFGHEVKLIAPQLAKPYVKRGKNDAADAEALCEAMSRPTMRFVPVKSTDQQAALMLVGMRTRLIKKRTQLANAIRGFAAEFGIAAARGMCRIEPLLERIATDETIPELARELFAFHGQEYAQLLREINLVEAKVMEWHRADECSQRLAKIPGIGPIGASLLMMKAPDPRMFKSGRDFAAWIGLTPRDHSTAGKVRLGGITRAGDELLRSTLVVGATAVVQHVRRTGGRNASTWLLGLLERKKPKLVAVALANKVARIAWKLMVSGEQYRRADLPAAAAVA, translated from the coding sequence ATGGAACAGATTACGCGTATAGGTATGGACACGTCAAAGAACGTTTTTCAGCTGCATGGCGTCGATGCAGCTGAAAAACCGGTCCTGCGCAAGAAGCTGACACGCCGGGAAATGATCCGATTTTTCGAGAAGCTGCCGCCGACCGATGTCGCCATCGAGGCCTGCGGCAGCGCGCATCACTGGGCGCGTCTCCTCGGCTCGTTCGGCCATGAGGTAAAGTTGATTGCCCCGCAGTTGGCGAAGCCATACGTCAAGCGCGGCAAGAACGATGCCGCAGATGCTGAAGCCCTATGCGAGGCGATGAGCCGCCCGACGATGCGGTTCGTGCCGGTGAAGAGCACTGACCAGCAGGCGGCGCTTATGCTGGTGGGCATGCGCACCAGGCTCATCAAGAAGCGCACCCAGCTTGCCAACGCGATCCGGGGCTTCGCTGCGGAATTCGGGATCGCCGCAGCGAGGGGCATGTGCCGGATCGAACCCCTGCTAGAGCGCATAGCGACAGATGAGACCATCCCCGAACTTGCGCGCGAACTGTTCGCATTTCACGGGCAGGAATATGCGCAACTTCTGCGCGAGATCAATCTGGTCGAGGCCAAAGTTATGGAATGGCATCGCGCTGACGAATGTAGCCAGCGGCTCGCGAAAATCCCAGGCATCGGTCCGATCGGCGCATCCCTGCTGATGATGAAGGCGCCAGACCCGCGCATGTTCAAGTCCGGGCGAGACTTTGCCGCCTGGATCGGTTTGACGCCCAGAGATCATTCAACAGCCGGGAAGGTCAGGCTCGGGGGCATCACGCGAGCTGGCGATGAACTCTTACGGAGCACGCTTGTGGTCGGAGCAACCGCCGTCGTTCAGCATGTCCGTCGTACCGGAGGCAGGAACGCCTCGACTTGGCTTCTGGGGTTGCTCGAACGCAAGAAGCCCAAGCTCGTTGCGGTTGCGTTAGCCAACAAGGTCGCGCGCATCGCCTGGAAGCTGATGGTGAGCGGCGAGCAATATCGAAGGGCCGACCTGCCAGCAGCGGCAGCCGTGGCGTAA
- a CDS encoding rhodanese family protein — translation MGNLTAGLALPAGRKVIFQCLKGGRSAQACDRVAAMESRYEIFNLEGGITAWKAEGLPVVGAAPPRLTIFRQVQIVAGLVVLLSVLAGYFLNPVGFAIAGLLGAGLVFAGVSGWCGMAVLLNHMPWNRAI, via the coding sequence ATCGGCAACCTGACAGCGGGCCTTGCCCTCCCGGCCGGCCGCAAGGTCATCTTCCAGTGCCTGAAAGGCGGCCGCAGCGCGCAAGCCTGCGACCGCGTGGCAGCGATGGAAAGCCGCTACGAAATCTTCAATCTCGAAGGCGGCATCACCGCCTGGAAGGCCGAGGGCCTGCCGGTCGTTGGCGCGGCTCCTCCGCGCCTGACGATCTTCCGTCAGGTGCAGATTGTTGCCGGCTTGGTGGTGTTGCTATCCGTCCTTGCCGGCTATTTCCTCAATCCGGTTGGCTTCGCGATCGCCGGATTGCTGGGCGCCGGGCTCGTTTTCGCCGGAGTGTCCGGATGGTGCGGCATGGCCGTCCTGCTCAATCACATGCCCTGGAACCGAGCGATTTAA
- the istB gene encoding IS21-like element helper ATPase IstB codes for MLKHPTLDQLNQLGLTGMAHAFADLDGNGDTAGLGHAEWLALLLDHEATWRNDRRLALRLRHAKLRHHAVPEDVDYRAPRGLDRRLFEMLLKGNWIAAHENCAIIGPAGVGKSWLACAIGHQACRDNRSALYTRLPRLIDDLSLAKGDGRIAARMKSLARVDLLILDDWGLEPLDGNARHHLLEILEDRYGRRSTLVTSQLPVARWFDLIGDPTYADAILDRLVHNAHRLELSGESMRRNAIAQTA; via the coding sequence ATGCTCAAACACCCAACCCTTGATCAACTGAACCAGCTCGGCCTGACCGGGATGGCTCATGCCTTCGCCGACCTGGATGGCAATGGCGACACCGCCGGTCTCGGCCATGCCGAGTGGCTGGCCCTGCTGCTCGATCATGAAGCAACCTGGCGCAATGACCGGCGCCTTGCGCTTCGCCTGCGTCATGCAAAGCTGCGGCACCATGCCGTGCCCGAAGACGTTGATTACCGCGCTCCGCGCGGGCTCGATCGCCGCCTGTTCGAGATGCTGCTCAAGGGCAACTGGATCGCCGCCCACGAAAACTGCGCGATTATCGGGCCGGCCGGCGTCGGCAAGAGCTGGCTCGCCTGCGCCATCGGTCACCAGGCCTGCCGCGACAACCGCTCGGCTCTCTACACGCGCCTGCCGCGGTTGATCGACGACCTGTCGCTGGCCAAGGGAGACGGCCGCATCGCTGCGCGCATGAAGAGCCTAGCCCGCGTCGACCTGCTCATCCTTGACGACTGGGGGCTTGAACCGCTCGACGGCAATGCCCGCCATCACCTGCTCGAGATACTCGAAGACCGCTACGGTCGGCGTTCAACCCTGGTCACCAGCCAACTTCCAGTGGCCCGCTGGTTCGATCTGATCGGAGATCCAACTTACGCCGATGCCATCCTGGACCGCCTCGTTCACAACGCCCATCGCCTCGAACTCTCGGGTGAATCCATGCGCCGAAACGCCATCGCTCAAACCGCTTGA
- a CDS encoding rhodanese-like domain-containing protein produces the protein MKTIAPRQASTWLASGEAVLIDVREPDEFRGEHIAAALSLPCGFRGHPGHHSDLIPAGVPT, from the coding sequence ATGAAGACCATCGCACCTCGCCAGGCCAGCACATGGCTTGCCTCGGGCGAAGCCGTGCTGATCGACGTGCGCGAGCCCGACGAGTTTCGCGGCGAGCATATTGCGGCGGCGCTGTCCCTGCCTTGCGGATTCCGAGGTCATCCCGGCCACCATTCCGATTTGATCCCGGCCGGCGTTCCGACCTGA
- a CDS encoding ArsR/SmtB family transcription factor has translation MTNPVLEMKDKAEQAAEFVSGFASPHRLLILCLLSTGERSVGALVEETGIGQTSMSQHLAKLKKEGLVDFRRDHRTLNYFINDPAALEIMDILYNRFCKKD, from the coding sequence ATGACGAACCCCGTGCTTGAGATGAAAGACAAGGCCGAGCAGGCTGCCGAGTTCGTCAGCGGCTTCGCAAGCCCGCACCGGCTGCTGATCCTCTGCCTGCTTTCCACAGGCGAAAGGAGCGTCGGCGCGCTGGTCGAGGAAACCGGCATCGGCCAGACCTCGATGTCGCAGCACCTCGCCAAACTGAAGAAGGAGGGTCTCGTCGATTTCCGGCGAGATCACCGCACGCTCAACTACTTCATCAACGACCCGGCGGCTCTGGAGATCATGGACATTCTCTACAACCGCTTCTGCAAGAAGGACTGA
- a CDS encoding carboxymuconolactone decarboxylase family protein, protein MTKDYKQITRDISAYSAELRKLAPEAMQGFHALAKGASADGALDKKTKELIALAIGVTQRCDGCIGFHAKALKELGATREEVGEVMAMSVYMGGGPALMYAADALRAFDQFSAV, encoded by the coding sequence ATGACCAAGGACTACAAGCAGATCACCCGCGACATCTCGGCCTATAGCGCCGAGCTGCGCAAGCTGGCGCCGGAAGCCATGCAGGGCTTCCACGCCCTGGCGAAGGGTGCGAGCGCAGACGGCGCGCTCGACAAGAAGACGAAGGAGCTGATTGCCTTGGCGATCGGCGTCACGCAGCGTTGCGACGGCTGCATCGGTTTTCACGCCAAGGCGCTGAAGGAGCTTGGCGCGACGCGGGAGGAAGTCGGCGAAGTCATGGCGATGAGTGTCTATATGGGCGGCGGCCCGGCCCTGATGTATGCCGCCGATGCGCTACGCGCCTTTGACCAGTTCTCAGCAGTTTAG
- a CDS encoding DUF2493 domain-containing protein: protein MTEHHDTDYEPHHESSSTDHLLQELALYGYRPFEDEPDPRPLPEGNVVAGSIADIFDALVVALADTRLEPDLDELLWGTVNLFHRATDRIERELDDNEIAQRRLQREQDGSEVKSVELERLTAEGQTLLERRNAFELMRDQAADHFERHTHKNWRPRSGSMVNHRNLTAAMIDSRDFLAAKKRAENEVLLPPGPKVAFTGGLDFNDHRLIWAKLDQVHAKHPDMVLLHGGSPKGAELIAAKWADNRKVTQIAFKPDWTKHAKAAPFKRNDAMLDTMPIGVIHFPGTGIQDNLADKARKLGIPVMKHGGA, encoded by the coding sequence ATGACCGAACACCACGACACCGACTACGAGCCGCACCACGAATCCTCTTCCACCGATCATCTCCTTCAGGAACTGGCGCTCTACGGCTACCGCCCCTTCGAGGACGAACCCGACCCGCGGCCGCTCCCCGAGGGCAATGTCGTGGCCGGCAGCATCGCCGACATCTTCGACGCCCTTGTGGTGGCGCTCGCCGACACCCGCCTCGAACCCGACCTCGACGAACTGCTCTGGGGCACGGTCAACCTCTTCCATCGCGCGACCGACCGGATCGAACGCGAGCTGGACGATAACGAGATCGCGCAGCGCCGCCTTCAGCGGGAACAGGACGGCTCCGAGGTAAAGTCCGTCGAACTGGAGCGCCTGACGGCAGAGGGGCAGACCCTTCTCGAACGGCGCAACGCCTTCGAGCTGATGCGCGACCAGGCCGCCGATCACTTCGAGCGCCACACTCACAAGAACTGGCGGCCCCGTTCCGGCTCGATGGTCAACCACCGCAACCTGACCGCCGCGATGATCGACAGCCGAGACTTCCTCGCCGCGAAGAAGCGCGCCGAGAACGAAGTGCTCCTGCCGCCCGGCCCCAAGGTGGCCTTCACCGGCGGTCTCGACTTCAACGACCATCGCCTGATCTGGGCCAAGCTCGATCAGGTTCACGCCAAGCACCCCGACATGGTGCTGCTGCATGGTGGAAGCCCGAAGGGCGCCGAACTCATCGCCGCGAAATGGGCCGATAACCGCAAGGTTACGCAGATCGCGTTCAAGCCCGACTGGACCAAGCACGCCAAGGCAGCCCCCTTCAAGCGCAACGATGCGATGCTCGACACCATGCCGATCGGGGTCATCCACTTCCCCGGAACCGGGATTCAGGACAATCTCGCCGACAAGGCCCGCAAGCTCGGCATCCCGGTCATGAAGCACGGCGGCGCGTAA